From one Salmo salar chromosome ssa09, Ssal_v3.1, whole genome shotgun sequence genomic stretch:
- the vgll2b gene encoding transcription cofactor vestigial-like protein 2b: MSCLDVMYPAYGHYAPYAPAAPAFINSFQAPIGLRSPSPHRRDFMMESAEMTRCQEGVSVGTSTGPGSSSSASSSSSYPRATRPEECHKEKQEVPEAEYLTSRCVLFTYYQGDISSVVDEHFSRALSSYMEGEGKRRASDLGTDTPSPSSRRSFPPSFWDSSYSSPQSRSHCEPGMPIYSMDPYASGLHPGIPHPHAHPHSHIHPSEGWGYTPSQAYGPPRPLHELYTPGGLEPHHPYSPLLMPTVRPHHLGSLPVHHPYDVTKLDPTAPWPGLLPPGEMALNMDAGLQHHKKGKDLYWF, from the exons ATGAGTTGTTTGGATGTTATGTACCCAGCCTATGGACATTACGCACCGTACGCTCCAGCCGCCCCCGCGTTCATCAACAGCTTCCAG GCACCCATCGGTCTGAGGAGCCCCTCTCCTCACCGCAGAGACTTCATGATGGAGAGCGCGGAGATGACAAGGTGTCAGGAGGGGGTATCGGTGGGCACCAGCACGGGCCCTGGCTCTTCCTCCTCcgcctcttcctcatcctcataTCCCCGTGCCACTCGACCAGAGGAGTGCCATAAGGAGAAACAGGAAGTGCCCGAGGCTGAGTACCTGACGTCTCGTTGTGTCCTCTTCACGTACTACCAAGGGGACATCAGCAGTGTGGTAGACGAACACTTCTCCAGGGCACTCAGCTCCTACATGGAGGGAGAGGGCAAGAGGAGGGCATCGGACCTGGGCACAG atACCCCTTCTCCCAGCAGTCGCCGCAGCTTCCCCCCCTCCTTCTGGGACAGCAGCTACTCCTCCCCCCAAAGTCGCTCCCACTGCGAACCCGGAATGCCCATCTATTCCATGGACCCCTACGCTTCCGGACTCCACCCGGGCATTCCGCACCCTCACGCTCACCCCCACTCGCACATCCACCCATCAGAGGGGTGGGGCTACACCCCGAGCCAGGCCTACGGGCCCCCCAGGCCCCTCCACGAACTCTACACTCCTGGTGGCCTGGAGCCCCACCACCCCTACAGCCCCTTGCTTATGCCCACCGTGCGGCCCCACCACCTGGGATCCCTCCCTGTGCACCATCCCTATGACGTCACCAAGCTGGACCCCACCGCGCCCTGGCCGGGCCTGCTGCCCCCCGGAGAGATGGCCCTCAACATGGACGCAG GCCTCCAGCATCACAAGAAAGGGAAGGACCTGTACTGGTTTTAA